The Microbaculum marinisediminis genomic interval CTGATCGTGCCGATCGCCATGGAGGACGGTCTGCGCTTCGCCATTCGCGAGGGCGGCCGCACCGTCGGCGCCGGCGTCGTATCCAAGATCATCGAATAGCGGCAGGCCCGTGGGATTAGGAGTGTAGCTCAACTGGCTAGAGCACCGGTCTCCAAAACCGGGGGTTGGGGGTTCGAGTCCCTCCACTCCTGCCAATCCAAGAAACGGGCACGATGACCGGCTTGGCCGGGCGAAACACGAACAGGTCATGGCGAAAACGAACCCCTTCGAGTTCATTCAGCAGGTCCGCGCCGAAGGGCGCAAAGTGACCTGGCCGAGCCGTCGCGAGACGATGATCACCACCGTTATGGTGTTCATCATGGTCACGCTCGCCAGCCTTTTCTTCCTGGCGGCGGACCAGATCCTGGCGTTCGGCGTCGGTTTCCTGCTCGGAACTAGCTGAGAGGAGCAGGACCCATGGCCATGCGCTGGTACATCGTCCACACCTACTCGAACTTCGAAAAGAAGGTCGCCGAGGCCATTCGAGAGAAGGCTGAGGCCACGGGTCTTGCCGAGAGGTTCGAGGAAATCCTCGTGCCGACCGAGAAGGTCGTCGAGGTGCGGCGCGGCCGGAAGATCGACACGGAACGCAAGTTTTTTCCCGGTTATGTCCTGGTTCGTATGGACATGACCGACGACGCATACCATCTGATCAAGAACACCCCGAAGGTCACTGGCTTCCTGGGAGCCGACAACAAGCCGACGCCGATTTCCGACGCAGAGGCTCAACGGATCGTGCAGCAGGTGCAGGAAGGCATCGAGCGGCCGAAACCGTCCGTGCATTTCGACATCGGCGAGCAGGTGCGCGTCGCCGACGGTCCGTTCGCCTCCTTCAACGGTGTCGTCGAAGAGGTGGACGAGGAACGGGCGCGGCTCAAGGTGGCCGTGTCCATTTTTGGCCGGGCGACCCCGGTGGAGCTGGAGTACGGGCAGGTCGAGAAGCTTTGACCTGCTTTGGATTGTGGGAGATCGGGGCGGCTGCCAACCGTCCATGATCGGACCACGCAACGCCAACGTCGTCGCGATGCGCGGCGCGGAGAGGTGAGAGAATGGCAAAGAAGATTATCGGCTACCTGAAGCTTCAGGTTCCGGCGGGTGCGGCAACGCCGTCGCCCCCGATCGGTCCCGCGCTCGGCCAGCGCGGTCTGAACATCATGGAATTCTGCAAGGCGTTCAACGCCCATACGCAGGAGATGGAGAAGGGCGCGCCCTGTCCGACGGTCATCACGATCTATCAGGACAAGTCCTTCACCTTCGAGGTCAAGACGCCACCGGCGGCCCATTTCCTGAAGCAGGCAGCGAAGCTCAACAAGGGCTCCGCGACGCCAGGCCGCGACAAGGCCGGCTCGGTCACCCGGGATCAGGTGCGCGAGATCGCCGAAGCGAAGATGAAGGATCTGAACGCCAACGACGTCGAGGCGGCGATGAAGATCATCGAAGGTTCTGCCCGATCGATGGGCCTCGAGGTTCAGGGATAAGCGTCATGGCCAAATCAGGAAAGCGTATTCGCAAGGCCCGTGAGGGCGTCGATCCGCGCACGCTGGTGGCGCTGTCGGACGCGGTGAAGATGGTCAGGGAGCGCGCCACGGCGAAGTTCGACGAGACCATCGAGGTGGCGATCAACCTGGGTGTCGACCCGCGTCATGCCGACCAGATGGTCCGCGGCGTCTGCCAGCTCCCGAACGGCACCGGTCGTTCGGTGCGTGTGGCCGTGTTCGCCAAGGGCGACAAGGCCGACGAGGCCAAGGCCGCCGGTGCCGACGTGGTCGGAGCGGAGGACTTGGTCGAGCAGGTGCAGAAGGGCGAGATCAACTTCGACCGCTGCATCGCCACGCCGGACATGATGCCGCTGGTCGGCCGTCTGGGTAAGGTCCTGGGTCCGCGCGGCCTGATGCCGAACCCGAAGGTTGGCACGGTCACGCCAGACGTTGCGTCGGCCGTCAAGGAGCAGAAGGGCGGCGCCGTCGAATTCCGTGTCGAGAAGGCCGGGATCATCCAGGCCGGCGTAGGCAAGGCGAGCTTCGGCGACGACAAGCTGATCGAGAATATCCGTGCGTTCGTCGACGCCGTGATCAAGGCCAAGCCGTCGGGCGCCAAGGGCACCTATTTCCAGCGGCTGGCCGTGTCTTCGACCATGGGGCCGGGCGTGCACGTCGAAACGTCGAGCGTGACGGCCGGCGTCTAAGGCGCGACGGCATATTAAGTTTCCGTCCGGGCGACCGGGCGGGGAGTACGGGCCTGGCGGTTCGCCGGCAGGCCCGGTACCTGTCCAAGACTGCCGGTGCTCTCGGGAAGATTTCCCGGGGGCTTAAGTCCATACGGAGCCAGCATAGACGGGAATGAACCGGACATCCGGTTCGGACCTCGTTGTCCTCGTGGACCCGACATCGGGCCGCCGGGACGGGACAGGAACGCGAGCGTCGTCCTGGAACCGTCTTCAAGCGGCACTCCCGGGCGGCAAGGACAACCCGGCGGCGGACAATCGCCGCCAGATTGGAGAGAGCAGGTGGACAGAGCTGCAAAGTCTGAGCTCGTCGCGACACTCCACGACGTGTTTCAAAACACGGGTGTGGTCGTCGTGGCCCACTACGCCGGTCTCTCGGTTTCGGAAATGACGGCTTTTCGGGGCCGCATGCGCGAGGCCGGGGGCAAGGTGAAAGTGGCCAAGAACCGCCTTGCCAAGCTCGCGCTCGAGGGAACCGAGATCGCCCATATCGGCGACCTGCTGAAGGGTCCCACCGTGATCGCCTATTCCGACGATCCGGTGGCTGCCCCGAAGGTTGCCGTCGATTTCGCCAAGACCAACCAGAAGCTGGTGATTCTTGGCGGCTCGATGGGTGCCACGGCCCTCGACCCGGAAGGCGTGAAGTCATTGGCGACGCTGCCGTCGCTCGATGAACTGAGGGCAAGGCTCGTCGGCATGATCAGTACGCCGGCGACCCGGGTTGCGCAGGTGCTCGCCGCGCCAGGCGGGCAGGTTGCGCGGGTGCTTGCGGCGCGTGCCGAACAAGGTGAGGCGGCCTGAAGGCCAACCGTTCAAACAGGTTCGAACCGAAAGGAATTGAAAAATGGCTGATCTGTCGAAGATCGTTGACGAGCTTTCCTCCCTCACCGTCCTCGAGGCGGCTGAGCTTTCGAAGATGCTCGAAGAGAAGTGGGGCGTCTCCGCGGCCGCTCCGGTTGCCGTCGCTGCTGTCGCCGGTGCCGGTGGTGGTGAAGCGGCTGCCGCCGAAGAGAAGACCGAGTTCGACGTGATCCTGGCGTCCGCTGGCGCCCAGAAGATCAACGTGATCAAGGAAGTCCGTGCCATCACGGGTCTTGGCCTGAAGGAAGCCAAGGACCTCGTCGAAGGCGCGCCGAAGCCGGTCAAGGAAGGCGCGGCCAAGGCCGAGGCCGAGGAGATCAAGGGCAAGCTCGAGGCCGCAGGCGCGACCGTCGAGCTTAAGTAAATCCTTGAGTAGACGGCGCTTTTCGGCGCTGGCTATTCGAAGGCCGCCGATGCGTTTTTTCGGTGGATCGATGTTGGGGAGGCCGCGGCTGTACGCCGCGGCCAAACCCGTCTCCGGGCGGCAGGACGCCGCCAGGATGGAAAAGAGGCATTAGAACGTCTCCCCAGATGGCCCGAGATGGGGCCCGTCAGGGGCCCTTTGGCGAGCCGTTCGGGAACGACTAAGAGGATCGACGATGGCGCAGAGCTTCACCGGCCGCAAGCGTGTTCGCAAGACTTTCGGGAAAATCCGGGAAGTCGCCGCTCTCCCCAACCTGATCGAGGTGCAGAAGGCGTCCTATGACTACTTCCTGCAGGTCGACGAGCCGGAGGGTGGTCGCGACGACAGCGGTCTGCAGGCGGTTTTCGACTCGGTTTTCCCCATCAAGGATTTTGCCGAGACCGCGCAGCTCGAATTCGTGCGCTACGAGTTCGAACCGCCGAAGTACGACGTCGACGAGTGCCGCCAGCGCGGCATGACGTTCGCCGCGCCGCTCAAGGTGACGCTGCGCCTGATCGTATTCGATGTCGACGAGGACACCGGCGCGAAGTCCGTCAAGGACATCAAGGAGCAGGACGTCTATATGGGCGACATGCCACTGATGACGGAGAACGGCACCTTCATCATCAACGGCACCGAGCGCGTCATCGTCTCGCAGATGCACCGTTCCCCGGGCGTGTTCTTCGACCACGACAAGGGCAAGACCCATTCGTCGGGCAAGCTTCTGTTCGCCGCCCGCATCATCCCCTATCGCGGCTCCTGGCTCGACATCGAGTTCGACGCCAAGGATATCGTCCATGCGCGTATCGACCGCCGGCGCAAGCTGCCGGTGACGACGCTGCTGCTGGCGCTCGGCCTCGATCCGGAAGAGATCCTGTCGACGTTCTTCAACCACATCGAGCTGACCCAGATGAAGAACGGCGGCTGGCGCCGGCCGTTCGACCCGATGAGCATGCGCGGTATGAAGGCGACGGCCGATCTCGTCGACGCCGACAGCGGCAAGGTCGTCTGGGAAGCGGGCAAGAAGCTGACCGTCCGCAAGGCGCGCGACCTGTCCGAAAAGGGCCTGAAGGCGCTGAAGATCTCCGACGAGGAGATGGTCGGCATGTACCTGGCCAACGACATGGTCAACATGCAGACCGGCGAGATCTACGCCGAGGCGGGCGACGAGATCACCGCCGATGTGCTCGTGGCGCTGGCCGAGGCCGGTGTCGATACGATCAACGTGCTCGACATCGACCACGTCAATACCGGCCCGTTCATTCGCAACACGCTGGCCGTCGACAAGAACGACACCCGCGAGGACGCGCTGTTCGATATCTACCGGGTGATGCGCCCGGGCGAGCCGCCGACGATCGAGACGGCGGAGGCGATGTTCAACTCGCTGTTCTTCGATCCGGAGCGGTACGACCTCTCCGCGGTCGGCCGCGTGAAGATGAACATCCGCCTGGAGCTGGATTGCCCCGATACGGTCCGTGTCCTGCGCAAGGAGGACATCCTGGCGGTCATCAAGACGCTGGTGGACCTGCGCGACGGCAAGGGCGAGATCGACGACATCGACAACCTCGGCAATCGCAGGGTGCGTTCGGTCGGCGAGCTGATGGAGAACCAGTACCGGATCGGCCTGCTGCGCATGGAGCGGGCGATCAAAGAGCGCATGAGCTCGGTCGAGATCGACACGGCGATGCCGCAGGATCTGATCAACGCCAAGCCGGCCGCCGCCGCGGTGCGCGAATTCTTCGGCTCCTCGCAGCTGTCGCAGTTCATGGACCAGACGAACCCGCTGTCGGAGATCACCCACAAGCGCCGCCTGTCGGCACTTGGCCCGGGCGGTCTGACGCGCGAGCGCGCCGGCTTCGAGGTGCGCGACGTGCATCCGACGCACTACGGCCGCATCTGCCCGATCGAAACGCCGGAAGGTCCGAACATCGGTCTGATCAACTCGCTGGCCACCTTTGCCCGTGTCAACAAGTACGGCTTCATCGAGGCTCCGTATCGCAAGGTGAAGGACGGCCAGGTCACCGACGAGGTCGTCTATCTGTCGGCGATGGAGGAGGCCCGCCACCACATCGGCCAGGCCAACGCCGAGCTCGACAACAAGGGCCAGTTCGTCGAGGACCTAGTGGTCTGCCGCCACGCCGGCGACGTCGTCATGGTGACGCCGGACAAGGTGGACTACATGGACGTGTCGCCGAAGCAGCTCGTTTCGGTCGCCGCGGCGCTCATTCCGTTCCTCGAGAACGACGACGCGAACCGCGCGCTCATGGGCTCGAACATGCAGCGGCAGGCTGTGCCGCTGGTCAAGGCGGAGGCGCCGCTGGTCGGCACCGGCATGGAGGCTGTCGTCGCCCATGACTCCGGTGCGGCGATCTCGGCTCGGCGTGCGGGCGTCATCGACCAGGTCGACGCTACCCGTATCGTCATCCGTGCGACGGGGGATCTCGATCCGACCAAGTCCGGCGTCGATATCTACCGTCTGATGAAGTTCCAGCGCTCCAACCAGAATACCTGCATCAACCAGCGTCCGCTGGTGCGGGTCGGTGACGTGGTGGCCAAGGGCGACATCATCGCCGACGGTCCTTCGACCGATCTGGGCGAGCTGGCTCTGGGCCGCAACGTGCTCGTCGCGTTCATGCCGTGGATGGGCTACAACTTCGAGGACTCCATTCTCTTGTCCGAGCGCGTCGTGCGCGACGACATCTTCACCTCGATCCACATCGAGGAATTCGAGGTGATGGCCCGCGACACCAAGCTCGGGCCGGAGGAGATCACGCGCGATATCCCGAACGTGTCGGAAGAGGCTCTGAAGAACCTCGACGAGGCGGGCATCGTCTATATCGGCGCCGAGGTGAACGCCGGCGACATCCTGGTCGGCAAGATCACGCCGAAAGGCGAGAGCCCGATGACGCCGGAAGAGAAGCTTCTGCGCGCCATCTTCGGTGAGAAGGCTTCGGACGTGCGCGACACCTCCCTGCGCGTGCCGCCCGGTGTGACCGGCACGATCGTCGAGGTGCGGGTGTTCAACCGCCACGGCGTCGACAAGGACGAGCGCGCGATCGCCATCGAACGCGAGGAGATCGAACGGCTCGCAAAGGACCGCGACGACGAACAGGCGATCCTCGATCGCAACGTGTTCGGTCGTCTGAGCGACATGCTGGTTGGCAAGGTCGCCGCGAGCGGACCGAAGGGCGTCAAGAAGGACACCAAGATCACCACGGACCTCCTCGGCGAGCTGCCGCGGTCGCAGTGGTGGCAGTTCGGTCTCGCCGACGAAGCGGCGATGTCCGAGGTCGAGGCTCTGCGCAAGCAGTACGACGAGTCCAAGAAGCGGCTGGAGCAGCGGTTCCTGGACAAGGTCGAGAAGCTGCAGCGCGGCGACGAGCTGCCGCCCGGCGTGATGAAGATGGTCAAGGTCTTCGTCGCCGTGAAGCGCAAGCTGCAGCCGGGCGACAAGATGGCCGGGCGCCACGGCAACAAGGGTGTCGTCAGCCGCATCATGCCGATCGAGGACATGCCGTTCCTCGACGACGGCACGCATGTCGATATCGTGCTTAACCCGCTCGGCGTGCCGAGCCGCATGAACGTCGGTCAGATCCTCGAGACGCATCTGGGTTGGGCCTGCGCGGGCCTGGGCAAACAGATTGGCCAGGCTGTCGAGGCCTATCGCCAGAGCCATGATGCCAATTCACTGAAGAGCGCGTTCACGAAGATCTATGGCAAGGACGAGACCGTCGCCTCGCTCGAGGAGGACGGTCTGGTCGAGCTCGGCGGCAACCTGAGAAACGGTGTGCCGATTGCGACGCCGGTTTTCGACGGTGCCCACGAGCCCGACATCGTCGACATGCTTGAGATGGCCGGTCTCGACGGTTCGGGGCAGGTGACGCTGTACGACGGACGTTCGGGTGAGCCGTTCGACCGCAAGGTGACTGTGGGCTACATCTACATGCTCAAGTTGCATCACCTCGTGGACGACAAGATCCACGCCCGTTCGATCGGCCCCTACAGCCTCGTGACCCAGCAGCCGCTGGGCGGCAAGGCCCAGTTCGGCGGCCAGCGTTTCGGTGAAATGGAGGTGTGGGCGCTGGAAGCGTACGGCGCTGCTTATACCTTGCAGGAAATGCTGACCGTGAAGTCGGACGACGTCGCCGGCCGCACGAAGGTTTACGAAGCCATCGTTCGCGGTGACGATACGTTCGAGGCGGGCATCCCCGAGTCGTTCAACGTGCTCGTCAAGGAAATGCGGTCGCTCGGCCTCAACGTCGAACTGATCACCAGCCGTCCGCAGGATGTTCCCGCGCCGGCCGGGCCGATGTTGCCGCCGCCGGCGGATGCCGCCGAATAACGCTCGGCATGTATCGGTCTCGCATTATTTCGAAATCTCCGCCGGTCCGGGGCGCAAGCTGCCCCGGACGGCCCAAAGGGAGCAGGACATGAACCAGGAAGTCCTCAACCTCTTCAACCCGACGGCGCCGCAGCAGACGTTCGATCAGATCCGGATCTCGCTGGCGAGCCCGGAGAAGATCAAGTCGTGGTCGTTCGGCGAGATCAAGAAGCCGGAGACGATCAACTACCGGACGTTCAAGCCGGAGCGGGACGGCCTGTTCTGCGCCCGCATCTTCGGTCCGATCAAGGATTACGAGTGCTTGTGCGGCAAGTACAAGCGCATGAAGTACAAAGGCATCATCTGCGAGAAGTGCGGCGTCGAGGTCACCCTGTCGCGGGTGCGCCGCGAGCGCATGGGCCACATCGAACTGGCCGCGCCGGTCGCGCACATCTGGTTCCTGAAGTCGCTGCCGAGCCGCATCGGCATGATCCTCGACATGACGCTCAAGGATCTCGAGCGCATCCTCTATTTCGAGAACTACGTCGTCACCGAGCCGGGCCTGACCGCGCTCAAGTACGGCCAGCTTCTCACCGAGGAGGAGTATCTCGACTTCCAGGATCAGTTCGGCGAGGACGCGTTTACCGCGCAGATCGGCGCCGAGGCGATCCGCGACATGCTGATGGCGCTCGACCTGCACAAGCTGAGCGAGGACCTGCGGCAGGAAATTGCCGAGTCTACGACGGAGCTTAAGCCCAAGAAGCTCGCAAAGCGGTTGAAGCTCATCGAGTCGTTCACCGAGTCCGGCAACCGGCCCGAATGGATGATCATGACGATCGTCCCGGTGATTCCGCCCGATCTGCGCCCGCTGGTCCCGCTTGACGGTGGCCGGTTCGCGACGTCGGACCTGAACGACCTGTACCGGCGCGTCATCAACCGGAACAACCGCCTGAAGCGCCTGATCGAGCTGCGCGCGCCCGACATCATCATCCGTAACGAGAAGCGGATGCTGCAGGAGTCCGTCGACGCGCTGTTCGACAACGGCCGGCGTGGACGCGTCATCACCGGCGCGAACAAGCGGCCGCTCAAGTCGCTCGCCGACATGTTGAAGGGCAAGCAGGGCCGTTTCCGTCAGAACCTGCTCGGCAAGCGCGTCGACTACTCGGGTCGGTCGGTGATCGTGGTCGGTCCCGAGCTGAAGCTGCATCAGTGCGGCCTGCCGAAGAAGATGGCGCTGGAGCTGTTCAAGCCGTTCATTTACTCGCGCCTGGAGGCCAAGGGCCTGTCGTCGACCGTTAAGCAGGCAAAGAAGCTGGTCGAGAAGGAGAAGCCGGAGGTCTGGGATATCCTCGACGAGGTGATCCGCGAGCACCCGGTCATGCTGAACCGCGCGCCGACGCTTCACCGGCTCGGCATCCAGGCGTTCGAGCCGACCCTCATCGAGGGCAAGGCGATCCAGCTGCATCCGCTCGTCTGCGCGGCGTTCAACGCCGACTTCGACGGCGACCAGATGGCGGTGCACGTACCGCTGTCTCTGGAAGCCCAGCTCGAAGCCCGCGTGCTGATGATGTCGACCAACAACATCCTGCACCCGGCCAACGGCTCGCCGATCATCGTGCCGTCGCAGGATATCGTGCTCGGCCTCTACTACGTGTCGCAGGAGCGCGAGAACGAACCGGGCGAGGGTATGGTATTCGCCTCGATCGGTGAGCTCGAGCACGCCCTGAACGCGAAAGCGGTGACGCTGCACGCCAAGATCAAGGGGCGCTACATCGGCGTCGACGAGGACGGCAACCCGGTGTCGAAGATCTACGACACCACGCCGGGCCGCATGCTGCTTGGGCAGCTTCTGCCGAAGAACGTGGCGGTGCCCTTCGAGGTGGTCAACAAGCTGCTCACCAAGAAGGAGATCTCCAACGCGATCGACACCGTCTACCGCCACTGCGGGCAGAAGGAGACTGTGATCTTCTGCGACCGGATCATGGCGCTCGGCTTCAAGCACGCCTGTCTTGCCGGCATTTCCTTCGGCAAGGACGACATGGTTATTCCGGACACGAAGGAAAAGCTCGTCGACGAGACCCGTCAGCTCGCCAAGGAATACGAGCAGCAGTACAACGACGGCCTCATCACGCAGGGCGAGAAGTATAACAAGGTCGTCGATGCCTGGGCGAAGTGCACCGATCGCGTCGCCGACGAAATGATGGCGCGTATCTCCGCGGTTCAGGTCGACGACAAGAACGGTCGCGAGAAGCCCATCAACTCGATCTACATGATGGCGCACTCCGGGGCGCGTGGTTCTCCGGCGCAGATGAAGCAGCTCGCTGGCATGCGCGGCCTGATGGCCAAGCCGTCGGGCGAGATCATCGAGAGCCCGATCATCTCGAACTTCAAGGAAGGCCTGTCGGTTCTCGAGTACTTCAACTCGACCCACGGCGCCCGCAAGGGACTGGCCGATACCGCGCTGAAGACGGCGAACTCGGGTTATCTGACGCGTCGCCTCGTCGACGTTGCGCAGGACTCGATCATCACCGAGTTCGATTGCGGTTCCGACAAGGGCATCTCCATGACCGCCGTCGTAGACGCCGGTGAGGTGATCGTGTCGCTCGGCCAGCGCGTGCTTGGCCGTACCGCAGTCGAGGACGTCATCGATCCGTCGACCGACGAGGTGATCGTCAAGGCCGGCGTGATTATCGAGGAGCGTCACGTCGAGGCGATCGAGGCCGCGCAGCTTCAGGAGCTGAAGATTCGCTCGGTCCTCACCTGCGAGACCCGCAATGGTGTCTGCGCGGCCTGTTATGGCCGTGACCTGGCGCGCGGAACCCCTGTCAACCAGGGCGAAGCGGTCGGCGTCATCGCGGCGCAGTCGATCGGCGAGCCGGGCACCCAGCTCACCATGCGCACGTTCCACATCGGCGGCACGGCGCAGATCGCCGAGCAGTCCTTTATCGAATCGAACTTCGACGGGACGGTTCAGCTGAAGAACCGCAACGTCGTGCGCGATTCCGAGGGCACGCTGATCGTCATGGGCCGTTCGGTGTCTCTGGTGATCGTCGACGGCGAAGGCAACGAGCGCGCCGTGCACCGGCTCAACTACGGTACGCGCCTCAGGGTCGACGACGGAGACCAGGTCCAGCGCGGCCAGCGCCTGGCCGAGTGGGATCCGTATACCCGCCCGATCATCACCGAGGTGGACGGAGTGGTCGGCTTCGAGGATCTGGTCGAAGGCGCTTCGCTTGCCGAAACCGCCGACGAGTCGACCGGTATCACCAAGCGCGTGGTCATCGACTGGCGTACGACACAGCGTGGTGCCGATCTGAAGCCGGCCCTTGTCATCAAGGACAAGGACGGCGACGTGAAGAAGCTGTCGCGCGGCGGCGATGCCCGCTACCTTCTGGCCGTCGACACCGTGATGACGGTGGAGCCCGGCGAGACGGTGAAGGCGGGTGACGTTCTGGCGCGTATCACGCTGGAAAGCGCCAAGACCCGTGACATCACGGGCGGTCTGCCGCGCGTCGCCGAACTGTTCGAGGCCAGGCGTCCGAAGGACCACGCCATCATCGCCGAAATCTCTGGCACGGTGCGTTTCGAGCGTGACTACAAGAACAAGCGCCGTATCCGCATCGACCCGACGGAGGAAGGCGATGAGGCGCGCGAGTACCTCATCCCGAAGGGCCGCCACCTGTATGTCCAGGAAGGCGACCACATCGAGAAGGGCGAGTACATCCTCGATGGCAACCCTGCGCCGCACGATATCCTCGCGATCAAGGGCGTCGAAGAGCTGGCGGCCTATCTGGTCAACGAGATCCAGGAGGTCTACCGGCTGCAGGGCGTGTCGATCAACGACAAGCATATCGAGGTGATCGTCCGGCAGATGCTGCAGAAGGTCGAAATCTCCGATCCCGGCGATTCCGACTTCCTCACGGGTGAGCAGGTCGACCAGATCGAGATGCAGGAAACCGCCGAACGGCTGGTGGAAGAGGGCAAGAAGCCGCCGGTCGGCTCGCCCGTTCTGCTCGGCATCACCAAGGCGAGCCTGCAGACCCGCAGCTTCATCTCCGCGGCGTCGTTCCAGGAAACCACCCGTGTGCTCACCGAAGCGTCGGTGCAGGGCAAGGTGGACAACCTGGAAGGCCTCAAGGAGAACGTCATCGTTGGCCGCCTGATTCCGGCGGGCACCGGTTCGGTGATGAGCAAGATGCGGCAGGTCGCGACGCATCGCGACGACCTGATCGTGGAGAGCCGCGAGCAGCAGGCCGGTATCGAGGCCGGCAGCCTGGCTGGCGAGGAAAGCGGTATCCCGGCGGAGTAAGCGCCCGGCCGCACCAGCCATTCGCGGTTCGCCGCTATAGACGAGAAAGCGGGCCGGTTCGTAAGGACCGGCCCGTTTCATATCCGGCTTTACTGGTCTTAAAGCCGCTTTCGGTTAGTATCCGCGCAGCCGACGATTGGCACGTAACAGTCGGCAAAAGGTCGGGTCATGCCATTTTCGCGTCGGATTTCGAGAGATCATTGTATCATGCAGTCGACACCCAAAAGCCGTGCACGCTCGAAGACCCTGTCCGCGGCCGTCGTCGGGCTCACCATGCTCGCCGTGACCGCGACGTCCGCGGGGGCCGAAGAAGTGGAATATCGCGGCAGCGGGTATCTCAAGAACTTCACGGCGGCCTGTGCCCCCAAGGGCTATGGCGACCCGATATTCGTCAACGCCATCTACCGGCCGCGCAGGCTCGGCACCAACGGGTCGAGCACGCGACTGTCGTTCTTCCTGCAGCCGTTCTACGCGATGAGCTACGAACTGCCGAAAGGCAGGCTCGGCGATCGATTCAAGAAGGTCGTCGGTGGCGCGACCGGGACGGCGACCGAATTCTTCAGCACACGGCCGCGCCTGCGCCTCACCGATACGAATCCGGGGCGGATCAATCTGAAGACCACTTCGCTGAGCCTGGCCGGCCAGATCGACAATTTCGATGGAATCAAGGGCTGCAGGGCCGATTTCGAGCTGGGATTGAATTACCATCCCTGAAGCTGGTGCCCGGGGCTCAATGACCGAGCGTGCGCCCGGAACGAGGAGTAGCCATGAGTCGCGAACCCGAGATCGAAGACGCCACGGTCTATATCGTGGTCGGGCGGGCGTTCCGCGAAGAGAATCAGCCGGCGCCCGGCGACGATGTCGACGAGACGGGGGCGATCGCGATCAACGTTCTCCTGACCGCGGCCGATGACGAGGAATGCCTGCAGAGGGCGCTGCAGGCCCTTGCCGGGCAGGGATTCGTCCGCGTCGAGCTCGATCGGATCGGAATCATCGAGGGCGAACCCGACGATCCGACCTTCGCCTCAGCCTACGGAAATGCCATCGACGGGCAGGTGGCCGTCATCGCATTCCATGGCTGAGTCGATTCTCCATCGGTCCGCGATTCTGATTGGATTCGATTGATTCTGGGGCTGAGGGCGGGTGGCAACCGGGACCGGCGGCTCCCCAGCCGGAATTCTGTGCAATCATATCGCCGAGAACGCGGGGTTTGCGCTAAAATTGCACGAGAACGGGGTTGACGGCTCATGGGCCCGGGCATATGTTCCGCCTCGTTTCGCGGCAGGTGGTAGGCCCGTTTCGTTCGGCTCGACACGAGCTGGACCTTTAACGCCTAAACACTGACGCTCGTCATAGGACGAACAACAGCGAAGCAAGATCGGGTCCGTTAAGGGTGCGATCCTCTGCATGTTGAGGCT includes:
- the rpoC gene encoding DNA-directed RNA polymerase subunit beta', with protein sequence MNQEVLNLFNPTAPQQTFDQIRISLASPEKIKSWSFGEIKKPETINYRTFKPERDGLFCARIFGPIKDYECLCGKYKRMKYKGIICEKCGVEVTLSRVRRERMGHIELAAPVAHIWFLKSLPSRIGMILDMTLKDLERILYFENYVVTEPGLTALKYGQLLTEEEYLDFQDQFGEDAFTAQIGAEAIRDMLMALDLHKLSEDLRQEIAESTTELKPKKLAKRLKLIESFTESGNRPEWMIMTIVPVIPPDLRPLVPLDGGRFATSDLNDLYRRVINRNNRLKRLIELRAPDIIIRNEKRMLQESVDALFDNGRRGRVITGANKRPLKSLADMLKGKQGRFRQNLLGKRVDYSGRSVIVVGPELKLHQCGLPKKMALELFKPFIYSRLEAKGLSSTVKQAKKLVEKEKPEVWDILDEVIREHPVMLNRAPTLHRLGIQAFEPTLIEGKAIQLHPLVCAAFNADFDGDQMAVHVPLSLEAQLEARVLMMSTNNILHPANGSPIIVPSQDIVLGLYYVSQERENEPGEGMVFASIGELEHALNAKAVTLHAKIKGRYIGVDEDGNPVSKIYDTTPGRMLLGQLLPKNVAVPFEVVNKLLTKKEISNAIDTVYRHCGQKETVIFCDRIMALGFKHACLAGISFGKDDMVIPDTKEKLVDETRQLAKEYEQQYNDGLITQGEKYNKVVDAWAKCTDRVADEMMARISAVQVDDKNGREKPINSIYMMAHSGARGSPAQMKQLAGMRGLMAKPSGEIIESPIISNFKEGLSVLEYFNSTHGARKGLADTALKTANSGYLTRRLVDVAQDSIITEFDCGSDKGISMTAVVDAGEVIVSLGQRVLGRTAVEDVIDPSTDEVIVKAGVIIEERHVEAIEAAQLQELKIRSVLTCETRNGVCAACYGRDLARGTPVNQGEAVGVIAAQSIGEPGTQLTMRTFHIGGTAQIAEQSFIESNFDGTVQLKNRNVVRDSEGTLIVMGRSVSLVIVDGEGNERAVHRLNYGTRLRVDDGDQVQRGQRLAEWDPYTRPIITEVDGVVGFEDLVEGASLAETADESTGITKRVVIDWRTTQRGADLKPALVIKDKDGDVKKLSRGGDARYLLAVDTVMTVEPGETVKAGDVLARITLESAKTRDITGGLPRVAELFEARRPKDHAIIAEISGTVRFERDYKNKRRIRIDPTEEGDEAREYLIPKGRHLYVQEGDHIEKGEYILDGNPAPHDILAIKGVEELAAYLVNEIQEVYRLQGVSINDKHIEVIVRQMLQKVEISDPGDSDFLTGEQVDQIEMQETAERLVEEGKKPPVGSPVLLGITKASLQTRSFISAASFQETTRVLTEASVQGKVDNLEGLKENVIVGRLIPAGTGSVMSKMRQVATHRDDLIVESREQQAGIEAGSLAGEESGIPAE
- a CDS encoding regulator — its product is MSREPEIEDATVYIVVGRAFREENQPAPGDDVDETGAIAINVLLTAADDEECLQRALQALAGQGFVRVELDRIGIIEGEPDDPTFASAYGNAIDGQVAVIAFHG